From Pseudomonas sp. G.S.17, the proteins below share one genomic window:
- a CDS encoding XylR family transcriptional regulator: MKTVPPVHRIALLFNGSKIYDRGIISGIGNYLSSTRASWDLFLEEDFLCRLKGIERWQGDGIIADFDDPLIGEALAGIKLPVVAVGGSYQDERAYPKGIPYVATDNYALMKLAYEHLIQAGLTRFACFSLPEAQANRWAQEREKAFRRLLQRDGLHVEVYRGMGTSAPLWDSAVEQQIAWLQSLPKPIGIIAVSDARARQLLQACLTAGIAVPEQVALIGIDNDPLTRSLTRVPLSSVIQGTETMGRTAARLLHQMLHGMPSTGTQVLIPPDAINVQTSSLHQPLGNPYVMQALLFIRQYACQGIKTAQVAGYVGVSRSSLESHFRKVRGCSVHDEILRFKLAAAASGLENTDSAIADIAQNCGFKSAQYLHTVFRREFGCTPREYQQVNDEPSLRGGR; encoded by the coding sequence ATGAAAACCGTACCTCCCGTTCACCGCATTGCGCTGTTGTTCAACGGCAGCAAGATCTACGACCGCGGCATCATCAGCGGCATCGGCAACTACCTGAGCAGCACCCGCGCGTCCTGGGACTTGTTCCTTGAGGAGGATTTTCTCTGTCGGTTGAAAGGCATCGAGCGCTGGCAGGGCGATGGGATCATTGCCGACTTCGACGACCCGCTGATCGGCGAGGCGCTGGCCGGGATCAAGTTGCCAGTCGTGGCGGTCGGCGGGTCTTATCAGGATGAGCGCGCCTATCCGAAAGGGATTCCCTACGTCGCCACCGACAATTATGCGCTGATGAAGTTGGCATACGAGCACCTGATCCAGGCGGGCTTGACGCGTTTTGCCTGCTTCAGCCTGCCTGAAGCACAAGCCAATCGCTGGGCGCAGGAGCGGGAAAAAGCCTTTCGCCGACTGCTGCAGCGCGATGGCTTGCACGTCGAGGTCTATCGCGGCATGGGCACCAGCGCACCGCTCTGGGACAGCGCGGTCGAACAGCAGATTGCCTGGCTGCAAAGCCTGCCCAAGCCCATCGGCATCATCGCCGTGAGTGACGCCCGCGCCCGGCAACTGCTGCAGGCCTGCCTGACTGCCGGTATCGCGGTGCCGGAGCAGGTGGCGTTGATCGGCATCGATAACGACCCACTGACCCGCAGCCTGACGAGGGTGCCGCTGAGTTCAGTGATTCAAGGCACCGAAACCATGGGCCGGACCGCCGCGCGCCTGCTCCATCAGATGCTGCACGGCATGCCGTCCACGGGCACGCAGGTGCTGATTCCGCCTGACGCGATCAATGTGCAGACCTCAAGTCTGCATCAACCGCTGGGTAATCCCTATGTCATGCAGGCGCTGCTCTTCATCCGCCAGTATGCCTGTCAGGGCATCAAGACCGCGCAGGTGGCGGGGTACGTCGGCGTGTCGCGCTCATCGCTGGAGTCGCACTTTCGCAAGGTGCGCGGCTGCAGCGTGCACGACGAGATCCTGCGCTTCAAACTGGCAGCGGCCGCCAGCGGACTGGAAAACACTGATTCGGCGATTGCCGATATCGCCCAGAATTGCGGCTTCAAATCGGCGCAATACCTGCACACGGTGTTCCGTCGTGAATTCGGCTGTACCCCACGCGAGTATCAGCAGGTGAACGATGAACCCTCATTGCGGGGAGGGCGGTAG
- a CDS encoding phosphate ABC transporter substrate-binding protein: MGFVKFIGFAVAGFVMCVTCAIVRADVVVVVATSSPVKVLARNQVADIFLGKTSRFPDGGQAVPIDQSEDSPIRDEFYSKFTGKSAPQLKAHWSKIIFTGRGQPPLALSSSAEVKKRIAENPDSIGYIEARDVDGSVRALPPSPQ; encoded by the coding sequence ATGGGGTTTGTGAAATTCATCGGATTCGCTGTAGCGGGGTTCGTCATGTGCGTGACCTGCGCGATCGTCAGGGCCGATGTGGTGGTGGTCGTCGCCACCTCCAGCCCTGTGAAAGTACTGGCGCGTAATCAAGTGGCGGATATCTTCCTGGGCAAGACCAGTCGTTTCCCCGACGGTGGGCAGGCGGTACCGATTGATCAGAGCGAAGATTCGCCGATCCGCGATGAGTTCTACTCGAAGTTCACGGGCAAGTCCGCGCCCCAGCTCAAGGCGCACTGGTCGAAAATTATCTTTACCGGCAGAGGCCAGCCTCCGCTGGCGCTTTCAAGCAGCGCAGAGGTCAAGAAACGTATTGCCGAAAATCCGGACAGCATTGGCTATATCGAGGCGCGTGATGTGGACGGCAGCGTCCGGGCACTACCGCCCTCCCCGCAATGA
- the xylA gene encoding xylose isomerase has product MPYFPAVDKIRYEGPASDSPLAFRHYDANKFVLGKPMREHLRMAACYWHSFVWPGADMFGVGAFKRPWQHAGEPIELAIGKADAAFEFFSKLGIDYYSFHDTDVAPEGSSLKEYRNHFSQMIDQLERHQEQTGIKLLWGTANCFSNPRYAAGAASNPDPEVFACAAAQVFSAMNATQRLKGANYVLWGGREGYETLLNTDLKREREQLGRFMRMVVEHKHKIGFKGDLLIEPKPQEPTKHQYDYDSATVFGFLQQFGLENEIKVNIEANHATLAGHSFHHEIATAVSLGIFGSIDANRGDPQNGWDTDQFPNSVEEMTLATYEILKAGGFTNGGFNFDSKVRRQSVDEVDLFYGHVAAMDVLALALKRAASMVENDQLQQFKDQRYAGWQQPFGQAVLAGEFSLGSLAEHAFANELNPQAVSGRQEMLEGVVNRFIYP; this is encoded by the coding sequence ATGCCGTACTTCCCCGCTGTCGACAAGATCCGCTACGAAGGCCCCGCCAGCGACTCGCCCCTGGCCTTCCGCCATTACGACGCCAACAAGTTTGTCCTCGGCAAACCCATGCGCGAGCACCTGCGCATGGCTGCCTGCTACTGGCACTCCTTCGTCTGGCCGGGTGCTGACATGTTCGGTGTCGGCGCCTTCAAGCGCCCGTGGCAACACGCCGGGGAACCGATAGAGCTGGCCATCGGCAAGGCCGACGCGGCTTTCGAGTTCTTCTCCAAACTGGGCATCGACTACTACAGCTTCCACGACACCGATGTCGCACCCGAAGGCAGCTCGCTGAAAGAGTACCGCAACCACTTCTCCCAGATGATCGACCAGCTGGAGCGCCATCAGGAACAAACCGGGATCAAGCTGCTGTGGGGCACCGCCAACTGCTTCAGCAATCCGCGCTATGCCGCCGGTGCCGCCAGCAACCCGGACCCGGAAGTGTTCGCCTGCGCCGCCGCCCAGGTATTCAGCGCCATGAACGCCACCCAGCGCCTCAAAGGTGCCAACTACGTGCTGTGGGGCGGTCGTGAAGGTTACGAAACCCTGCTCAATACCGATCTGAAACGTGAACGCGAACAACTGGGCCGCTTCATGCGCATGGTGGTCGAGCACAAGCACAAGATCGGTTTCAAAGGCGACCTGCTGATCGAACCCAAGCCGCAGGAGCCGACCAAGCACCAATACGACTACGACAGCGCCACGGTTTTCGGTTTCCTGCAGCAGTTCGGTCTGGAAAACGAGATCAAGGTCAACATCGAGGCCAACCACGCAACTCTGGCCGGGCACAGCTTCCATCACGAAATCGCCACGGCCGTCTCGCTGGGGATCTTCGGCAGCATCGACGCCAACCGTGGCGATCCGCAGAACGGCTGGGACACCGACCAGTTCCCCAACAGCGTCGAGGAGATGACCCTCGCCACCTACGAAATCCTCAAAGCCGGTGGCTTCACCAACGGCGGGTTCAACTTCGATTCCAAGGTCCGGCGCCAGAGCGTAGACGAGGTCGATCTGTTCTATGGCCATGTCGCCGCCATGGACGTCCTCGCCCTGGCGCTGAAACGCGCAGCGTCCATGGTTGAGAACGATCAGCTCCAGCAATTCAAAGATCAACGCTACGCCGGCTGGCAGCAGCCGTTTGGTCAGGCGGTGCTGGCGGGTGAGTTCAGCCTTGGATCACTGGCCGAACACGCCTTCGCCAACGAGCTGAATCCCCAGGCCGTCAGCGGTCGGCAGGAAATGCTCGAAGGTGTGGTCAACCGGTTTATCTACCCCTGA